From Halorubrum salinarum, the proteins below share one genomic window:
- a CDS encoding NOG1 family protein, producing MIFEGLPTTPRAEELVDKAFSRASRAGRAKRGHEAQESMLRTAGNVLSDNLENVVTSWPDFGFDVDPFYYELADAIVDVDRLRQALSQVMWASRQIEDLRDEYTTKIRNSDVDTARKHRKQAFARMADVMDQIEDDLRYIGDSRDQLKVLPDVRPDEPAIVVAGYPNVGKSSFVNRVTRASNQIAEYPFTTKGVQIGHFDRNHVRYQIVDTPGLLDRPEDERNDIERQAVSALEHLADAVVFVIDPSGDCGYPLDVQLELREEVRELFGADVPLLTVANKHDRFEAVKAESVDATMSVTEEENVEAVLDMAVEAVGFEPDLPTRDGE from the coding sequence ATGATATTTGAGGGCCTCCCGACGACTCCGCGCGCGGAGGAACTCGTCGACAAGGCGTTCTCGCGGGCGTCGCGGGCCGGGCGCGCGAAGCGCGGCCACGAGGCGCAGGAGTCGATGCTACGGACCGCCGGCAACGTGCTCTCCGACAACTTAGAGAACGTCGTCACCTCGTGGCCCGACTTCGGCTTCGACGTCGACCCGTTCTACTACGAGCTCGCCGACGCCATCGTCGACGTGGACCGCCTCCGCCAGGCGCTCTCGCAGGTGATGTGGGCCAGCCGCCAGATCGAGGACCTCCGCGACGAGTACACGACGAAGATCCGGAACTCCGACGTCGACACCGCGCGGAAACACCGGAAGCAGGCGTTCGCGCGCATGGCCGACGTGATGGACCAGATCGAAGACGACCTGCGCTACATCGGCGACTCGCGGGACCAGCTGAAGGTCCTCCCGGACGTCAGGCCCGACGAGCCCGCCATCGTCGTCGCCGGCTACCCGAACGTCGGGAAGTCCTCGTTCGTCAACCGCGTCACCCGCGCGTCGAACCAGATCGCGGAGTACCCGTTCACCACGAAGGGCGTCCAGATCGGCCACTTCGACCGGAACCACGTCCGGTACCAGATCGTCGACACGCCCGGGCTCCTGGACCGCCCCGAAGACGAGCGCAACGACATCGAGCGGCAGGCGGTGAGCGCCCTCGAACACCTCGCCGACGCCGTCGTCTTCGTCATCGACCCCTCCGGCGACTGCGGCTACCCGCTCGACGTCCAGCTCGAGCTGCGCGAGGAGGTCCGGGAGCTGTTCGGCGCCGACGTGCCGCTGCTCACCGTCGCGAACAAGCACGACCGCTTCGAGGCGGTGAAGGCGGAGTCCGTCGACGCGACGATGAGCGTCACGGAAGAGGAGAACGTCGAGGCCGTCCTCGACATGGCCGTCGAGGCGGTCGGCTTCGAGCCCGACCTCCCCACGCGCGACGGGGAGTAA